Proteins from one Malaya genurostris strain Urasoe2022 chromosome 2, Malgen_1.1, whole genome shotgun sequence genomic window:
- the LOC131428023 gene encoding uncharacterized protein LOC131428023 — protein MKVFIAIFVVTLAVSTIGSYVPNAGWNSWNSWNDHSLIGNSYAQSWAPQISAYPYAKSWSSAWPAASLYNDWNGYHGGVNKIQSWGLPLESYGSGWRYQNLAKVAAPVTVNSWGLPWGSYGTGAYGWGHHQGLIKTVVPVSKQIAATPGSIHVAPVPVDVEKVIVH, from the exons ATGAAG GTTTTCATCGCAATTTTCGTTGTAACGCTGGCTGTCTCCACTATCGGATCGTACGTACCGAATGCCGGATGGAATTCCTGGAATAGTTGGAATGATCACAGTTTAATTGGCAATTCTTACGCCCAATCATGGGCTCCACAAATATCTGCCTATCCTTATGCCAAATCGTGGTCATCTGCTTGGCCAGCAGCATCTCTGTACAATGACTGGAATGGATATCATGGCGGCGTGAACAAGATCCAATCGTGGGGTCTTCCATTGGAAAGTTACGGATCCGGATGGAGATATCAGAATCTCGCTAAAGTTGCTGCCCCAGTCACGGTCAACTCCTGGGGACTCCCATGGGGTTCCTACGGAACTGGTGCCTATGGATGGGGACACCATCAAGGACTGATCAAGACGGTTGTTCCAGTATCGAAACAGATCGCTGCCACTCCGGGATCGATTCACGTTGCACCAGTGCCTGTTGATGTAGAGAAAGTTATTGTTCATTAA
- the LOC131428025 gene encoding uncharacterized protein LOC131428025 has translation MKVFIAIFVVTLAVSTIGSYVPNAGWNSWNSWNDHSLIGNSYAQSWAPQISAYPYAKSWSSAWPAASLYNDWNGYHGGVNKIQSWGLPLESYGSGWGYQNLAKVAAPVTVNSWGLPWGSYGTGAYGWGHHQGLIKTVVPVSKQIAATPGSIHVAPVPVDVEKVVVH, from the exons ATGAAG GTTTTCATCGCAATTTTCGTTGTAACGCTGGCTGTCTCCACTATCGGATCGTACGTACCGAATGCCGGATGGAATTCCTGGAATAGTTGGAATGATCACAGTTTAATTGGCAATTCTTACGCCCAATCATGGGCTCCACAAATATCTGCCTATCCTTATGCCAAATCGTGGTCATCTGCTTGGCCAGCAGCATCTCTGTACAATGACTGGAATGGATATCATGGCGGCGTGAACAAGATCCAATCGTGGGGTCTTCCATTGGAAAGTTACGGATCCGGATGGGGATATCAGAATCTCGCTAAAGTTGCTGCCCCAGTCACGGTCAACTCCTGGGGACTCCCATGGGGTTCCTACGGAACTGGTGCCTATGGATGGGGACACCACCAAGGACTGATCAAGACGGTTGTTCCAGTATCGAAGCAGATCGCTGCCACTCCGGGATCGATTCACGTTGCTCCGGTGCCTGTTGATGTAGAGAAAGTTGTTGTTCATTAA
- the LOC131429374 gene encoding uncharacterized protein LOC131429374, producing the protein MKVFIILLVATLALAAQGSYVPNVWPSQSAGWNSWNGWNDHGVVAAYPYAKSWPSILQAAPLQKGWNGYYDGANSWGLPLRSYGSGAYGWGHQQGLVKTVIPAKINSWGLPWENYGAGAYGWGHQNIVKTVIPVQKQIAVVPEPSYVAPLAVQKAIVY; encoded by the exons ATGAAG GTATTCATCATTTTACTGGTTGCCACCTTGGCCTTAGCTGCTCAAGGATCTTACGTTCCAAATGTTTGGCCATCTCAATCGGCGGGGTGGAATTCCTGGAACGGATGGAACGATCATGGTGTGGTAGCTGCCTATCCTTACGCTAAATCCTGGCCCTCAATTCTACAAGCAGCTCCCCTGCAGAAGGGATGGAATGGTTATTACGATGGCGCTAACTCTTGGGGTCTTCCATTGAGATCCTATGGAAGTGGAGCATACGGCTGGGGACATCAACAGGGACTCGTGAAAACCGTCATTCCAGCTAAGATCAACTCCTGGGGACTGCCATGGGAAAACTACGGAGCAGGAGCTTACGGATGGGGACACCAGAACATAGTCAAAACTGTGATTCCCGTGCAGAAACAGATTGCCGTTGTTCCGGAACCTTCATACGTGGCTCCGCTTGCAGTGCAAAAAGCTATCGTTTATTGA
- the LOC131428026 gene encoding adult cuticle protein 1-like, whose protein sequence is MKFIVAAVVLALAVASEASWAAGPWGATVVQANVPAWPAAHFAGAWPYAGAYGAWPAAAAHWGGAWPAAAHWGVPAASVAHHAGVVPGATSVTANRGAVHVAPLPGHAISQKQLNLAPAPGTI, encoded by the exons ATGAAG TTCATCGTTGCTGCCGTTGTCCTTGCCCTGGCCGTCGCCTCGGAAGCTAGTTGGGCCGCGGGTCCTTGGGGAGCCACCGTCGTCCAGGCTAACGTTCCGGCGTGGCCAGCCGCACACTTTGCTGGAGCATGGCCGTATGCCGGAGCTTACGGTGCGTGGCCAGCTGCCGCTGCTCACTGGGGAGGTGCTTGGCCAGCTGCCGCCCACTGGGGAGTCCCGGCTGCTTCGGTTGCTCATCATGCCGGAGTTGTTCCCGGAGCTACCTCGGTGACTGCTAACCGTGGTGCCGTCCACGTTGCTCCACTGCCCGGCCACGCCATCTCCCAGAAGCAGCTGAATCTGGCTCCAGCCCCAGGAACTATCTAA
- the LOC131428027 gene encoding adult cuticle protein 1-like, with translation MKCIAAVVMMALAVVVAEASYAPAVYANHYGYAAAPIVTYAAHNTWDSAPVPVAYNSWNAVPYNGWNSHYAPAAVAYHGAVVAPVPYSASYVAANRGAVHKAPLPGHIINQKSLNLAPAPGTW, from the exons ATGAAG tgcaTCGCAGCTGTAGTCATGATGGCCCTCGCCGTGGTTGTTGCCGAAGCTTCCTATGCTCCTGCCGTCTATGCCAATCATTACGGATATGCTGCTGCTCCGATTGTGACCTACGCCGCTCATAACACTTGGGATAGCGCTCCGGTACCGGTGGCCTACAATAGCTGGAATGCTGTTCCATACAACGGCTGGAATTCGCACTACGCTCCTGCTGCCGTGGCTTATCACGGTGCCGTTGTTGCTCCGGTTCCGTATTCCGCTTCGTATGTCGCTGCTAACCGAGGTGCCGTCCACAAGGCACCACTTCCTGGCCATATCATCAACCAGAAGTCTCTGAATTTGGCCCCAGCACCCGGAACCTGGTGA